The following proteins come from a genomic window of Meles meles chromosome 1, mMelMel3.1 paternal haplotype, whole genome shotgun sequence:
- the GFI1 gene encoding zinc finger protein Gfi-1 isoform X2 gives MPRSFLVKSKKAHSYHQPRSPGPDYSLRLENVLAPGGAGSTSSAGGAKTEPRGRLSPESQLTEAPERSSVSPGSCEGSVCDRSSEFEDFWRPPSPSVSPASEKSACPSLDEAQPFPLPFKPYSWSSLAGSDLRHLVHSYRPCAALERGAGLGLFCERAPEPGHPAALYGPERAAGGAGAGAPGAGSAGSGAGGGAGLGLYGDFGPAAAGLYERPTAAAGGLYSERGHGLHADKGAGVKVESELLCTRLLLGGGSYKCIKCSKERSFDCKICGKSFKRSSTLSTHLLIHSDTRPYPCQYCGKRFHQKSDMKKHTFIHTGEKPHKCQVCGKAFSQSSNLITHSRKHTGFKPFGCDLCGKGFQRKVDLRRHRETQHGLK, from the exons ATGCCGCGTTCGTTCCTTGTCAAGAGCAAGAAGGCTCACAGTTACCACCAGCCGCGCTCCCCGGGACCCGACTATTCCCTCCGCCTGGAGAATGTCCTGGCGCCAGGCGGAGCAG GCAGCACCTCGAGCGCAGGCGGGGCGAAGACGGAGCCCCGGGGTCGTCTGTCCCCCGAGTCACAGTTGACTGAGGCCCCAGAGAGATCCTCCGTATCCCCCGGCAGCTGTGAGGGCAGCGTCTGCGACCGGAGCTCAGAGTTTGAGGACTTCTGGAGGCCTCCATCGCCCTCTGTGTCTCCAG CCTCGGAGAAGTCGGCGTGCCCGTCGCTGGACGAAGCCcagcccttccccctgcccttcaAGCCGTACTCCTGGAGCAGTCTGGCGGGTTCTGACCTGCGGCACTTGGTGCACAGCTACCGGCCGTGCGCCGCCCTAGAGCGCGGCGCCGGCCTGGGCCTCTTCTGTGAGCGCGCACCGGAGCCAGGCCACCCGGCGGCGCTCTACGGCCCCGAACGGGCTGCGGGCGGCGCaggggccggggcgcctggggcaGGCAGCGCAGGAAGCGGCGCTGGGGGCGGCGCGGGCCTGGGGCTGTACGGCGACTTCGGGCCCGCGGCCGCAGGGCTGTACGAGCGACCGACGGCGGCGGCGGGAGGGCTGTACTCGGAGCGCGGCCACGGGCTGCACGCGGACAAGGGCGCTGGCGTCAAGGTGGAGTCGGAACTGCTGTGCACCCGCCTGCTGCTGGGCGGCGGCTCCTACAAGTGCATCAAGTGCAGCAAG GAACGCAGCTTTGACTGTAAGATCTGTGGCAAGAGCTTCAAGAGGTCATCTACGTTGTCCACACACTTGCTCATCCACTCAGACACCCGACCCTACCCTTGTCAGTACTGTGGCAAGAGGTTCCACCAGAAGTCAGACATGAAAAAACACACCTTCATCCACACTG GTGAAAAGCCCCACAAATGCCAGGTGTGTGGGAAGGCATTCAGCCAGAGCTCCAACCTCATCACCCACAGCCGGAAGCACACAGGCTTCAAGCCCTTTGGCTGTGACCTGTGTGGGAAGGGCTTCCAGAGGAAGGTGGATCTCAGGCGGCACCGGGAAACCCAGCATGGGCTCAAATGA
- the GFI1 gene encoding zinc finger protein Gfi-1 isoform X1 — translation MPRSFLVKSKKAHSYHQPRSPGPDYSLRLENVLAPGGAGSTSSAGGAKTEPRGRLSPESQLTEAPERSSVSPGSCEGSVCDRSSEFEDFWRPPSPSVSPASEKSACPSLDEAQPFPLPFKPYSWSSLAGSDLRHLVHSYRPCAALERGAGLGLFCERAPEPGHPAALYGPERAAGGAGAGAPGAGSAGSGAGGGAGLGLYGDFGPAAAGLYERPTAAAGGLYSERGHGLHADKGAGVKVESELLCTRLLLGGGSYKCIKCSKVFSTPHGLEVHVRRSHSGTRPFACEMCGKTFGHAVSLEQHKAVHSQERSFDCKICGKSFKRSSTLSTHLLIHSDTRPYPCQYCGKRFHQKSDMKKHTFIHTGEKPHKCQVCGKAFSQSSNLITHSRKHTGFKPFGCDLCGKGFQRKVDLRRHRETQHGLK, via the exons ATGCCGCGTTCGTTCCTTGTCAAGAGCAAGAAGGCTCACAGTTACCACCAGCCGCGCTCCCCGGGACCCGACTATTCCCTCCGCCTGGAGAATGTCCTGGCGCCAGGCGGAGCAG GCAGCACCTCGAGCGCAGGCGGGGCGAAGACGGAGCCCCGGGGTCGTCTGTCCCCCGAGTCACAGTTGACTGAGGCCCCAGAGAGATCCTCCGTATCCCCCGGCAGCTGTGAGGGCAGCGTCTGCGACCGGAGCTCAGAGTTTGAGGACTTCTGGAGGCCTCCATCGCCCTCTGTGTCTCCAG CCTCGGAGAAGTCGGCGTGCCCGTCGCTGGACGAAGCCcagcccttccccctgcccttcaAGCCGTACTCCTGGAGCAGTCTGGCGGGTTCTGACCTGCGGCACTTGGTGCACAGCTACCGGCCGTGCGCCGCCCTAGAGCGCGGCGCCGGCCTGGGCCTCTTCTGTGAGCGCGCACCGGAGCCAGGCCACCCGGCGGCGCTCTACGGCCCCGAACGGGCTGCGGGCGGCGCaggggccggggcgcctggggcaGGCAGCGCAGGAAGCGGCGCTGGGGGCGGCGCGGGCCTGGGGCTGTACGGCGACTTCGGGCCCGCGGCCGCAGGGCTGTACGAGCGACCGACGGCGGCGGCGGGAGGGCTGTACTCGGAGCGCGGCCACGGGCTGCACGCGGACAAGGGCGCTGGCGTCAAGGTGGAGTCGGAACTGCTGTGCACCCGCCTGCTGCTGGGCGGCGGCTCCTACAAGTGCATCAAGTGCAGCAAG GTGTTCTCCACGCCGCACGGGCTCGAGGTGCACGTGCGCAGGTCCCACAGCGGCACGAGACCCTTTGCATGTGAGATGTGCGGCAAGACCTTCGGGCACgcggtgagcctggagcagcatAAAGCCGTGCACTCGCAG GAACGCAGCTTTGACTGTAAGATCTGTGGCAAGAGCTTCAAGAGGTCATCTACGTTGTCCACACACTTGCTCATCCACTCAGACACCCGACCCTACCCTTGTCAGTACTGTGGCAAGAGGTTCCACCAGAAGTCAGACATGAAAAAACACACCTTCATCCACACTG GTGAAAAGCCCCACAAATGCCAGGTGTGTGGGAAGGCATTCAGCCAGAGCTCCAACCTCATCACCCACAGCCGGAAGCACACAGGCTTCAAGCCCTTTGGCTGTGACCTGTGTGGGAAGGGCTTCCAGAGGAAGGTGGATCTCAGGCGGCACCGGGAAACCCAGCATGGGCTCAAATGA